Proteins from a single region of Trichoplusia ni isolate ovarian cell line Hi5 chromosome 3, tn1, whole genome shotgun sequence:
- the LOC113508881 gene encoding ribonuclease H2 subunit C: MSIQVENNLRNVENKEVFEQKAHYIPCKVEEDGPANVEKYFEPYVLEKDGELTASFRGYPLDGTKMTLPEGYRAVVITEAKRPLAEDAERKFQVAGGFKDFTYWNWDKKPSKNDNMVKALDWIDISEAIHGD, encoded by the exons ATGTCGATACAAGTAGAAAATAATCTTCGGAACGTAGAAAATAAAGAAGTGTTCGAACAAAAGGCGCATTATATCCCTTGTAAGGTTGAAGAAGACGGGCCGGCTAAtgtcgaaaaatattttgaaccgTATGTTCTTGAGAAGGATGGAG AACTCACAGCATCTTTCCGAGGGTACCCTCTAGATGGGACAAAGATGACTTTGCCAGAAGGATACAGAGCTGTTGTCATTACCGAAGCTAAAAGACCACTAGCTGAAGATGCTGAGAGGAAATTCCAG GTAGCGGGCGGTTTCAAAGACTTCACTTACTGGAATTGGGATAAAAAGCCTtctaaaaatgataatatgGTGAAGGCTTTAGATTGGATTGACATCAGTGAAGCT ATACACGGCGAttga